One Channa argus isolate prfri chromosome 17, Channa argus male v1.0, whole genome shotgun sequence genomic window, GGGTATATTTGTCAGACTTTGTCAGTTGAGACCTACAGATCGATGGAGAAGGGAAACAGAGAAGCACGATGGATGATTTTTATTTGGATGAAACCTATTTGTGTTCTCAATCTCTGATGCTGTTGTTGCTGATAACATCCAGCTGTTtactgttttaaattgttttaaaggaAATTTCAGCATCTCAGGCATCATTCAGAAGACAATACTTTGCATTTTTCCATAGCTGTCATGCGATGTGGTCACAtcacacatgctgcttttttagtGCATTGCATAGACAAAAATATACATGAGTGCAAAGCTAACAcaccattttaaaacaacatgaacaGACCTGCAGTTGCAGGTGTTGATGATACTGATCTGTGTGTTCACTACTTGTATTTGTCGTGTTTAGGCCAGAGTTTGGTCATTGTTTGTGGTTAACACCTTCAGAGCTCAGCTGCTGTTGCTACATCTTCAGCCAAACACCTCCTCCTCagttctgagaaaaaaaaaatatttagagacACCATGATAGACCTCATCAGAGTTGTCACGTTATGATCTGTGCAACTGCATGTTGCACCATGAACGTGGATAGTCAAATTCTTTTGGACGAGGAGTTTGACACTTTGTTCATGTGTCTACTGAAACATCATCCTGAATATCCTGTTTTCTACATCCTGTTTTCTAATAAACACTAAAGAATATGTTGCATTAATGCATGAATCTTCACACCTGTAGCATCCACCTACCTATTTCTATCATAAGTGAGTCAGTGAAATGCAAAGTTGTAATGTTTAAAACTTGGTTcgctctttttaaaaaacatttaaagggaTTAAACACTTATATcctaaataaagagaaaaaacacagagaaaacacagtgtgATGTTATTAAAGGAAGTGACACCTCATTGGTAACAGGAAGCAAAGGGTGTATGTGCATTTAAGAAGAAGCAAATTGTTTTCAGTTGAGAGCAAGCTATCATcagagaagagagacaaagacgCATGATGGTAGATTTACGatggatttacattttattatttctgataCGGATGCATCAGTTCACAGGTAAGGACATATAATTGAATTACAAATGGTATCTAGTATTTATGGAGAGTTGTTAGCAGATCAACTGATGTAGACACCAAACTAAGATTTATTAGTCATtcaaaggattttaaaaatgatgtctctgtttctcatcaacagtaactggacagttttcctccttcactgtcagagatggagatgacgtcactttaccttgtggaaatgtgagagatgatcCGGAGAAATGTGATAGAACTACCTGGTTATTCAGTGgttcaggaaacacagcagcagtggagcTGGTTAATGTTGGGAAGATTAAACCAGAATCCAACTCTAAATCAcacagactgagtgttacagagaaatgttctctggttataaagaaggtcacatATGAAGATGTTGGTCtttacacctgcagacagtttgaCAAATCAGGACAACAACAagtttcagactctgtggttgttgtgtctgttgttaccagtgagtatttacatcatTTTTCAGATCAAACCGTTTCGTtagaacatttaaattgaaattacaTTAATGAAATATGTTCTTATTCAGTACATAGACCATGATCATGTTTATGATGCATGCGTTTTATTGACAGTCCAGTTGCCTGTTTTTCTTGTTGAAATGTCAATGACATCGTCTGGTTTCACTGTGACGTCTCTGTGCTCACACAGCAGGGTCAGTCCATGCAAGTGAAGTTCAGACATTGCGCTCTGTCAAATTAAAACCTATTTATCTAGGGGCCACCTCTTGTTGCCCCCATTCTTGCAGTGATGCCACTACGACATATATTATTGCCTATATGAGGCTAAactaaaatctatttaaaacacCAGAAATGAATAATGATGCACCttattttgtgtattgttttttaatattatctGGTTTAATAGTCTTGGAAACACGGTGGTAAAGCgtttagcactgctgcctcacagcttaAAGGTCCCTAGCTTGAATCCAATGGCAGGATGGGACCATAACATGGATTtatttgaaactgtcaaaactaatactttaatatatttctttcattttctcagcagcaccaacagcactattttcctccttcactgtcagacATGGAGATGAAGTCACTTTACCTTGTAAACATGTGATAAATCATCAGGATAGATGTAACAAAATCACCTGGATCTTAAGTTgttcagaaaacacagcagtagcACTGTTTGAACTTGggaagataaaaacagaatccaactctaaatcacacagactgagtgtcacagagaactgttctctagttataaagaaggtcacaggTGAAGATGTTGGTCAGTACAACTGCAAGAATTTTGGTTCAAGACAAGAAGGTGAAGATGCTCTCGTTTATCTGTATGTTGTTAACTGTGAGTATTTACATCATATTATTTTTAGATcaataaactgaaacattacaataatccTGTTTACAGTGAAGTTATTTTTACTct contains:
- the LOC137102337 gene encoding uncharacterized protein isoform X2 → MMVDLRWIYILLFLIRMHQFTVTGQFSSFTVRDGDDVTLPCGNVRDDPEKCDRTTWLFSGSGNTAAVELVNVGKIKPESNSKSHRLSVTEKCSLVIKKVTYEDVGLYTCRQFDKSGQQQVSDSVVVVSVVTTPTALFSSFTVRHGDEVTLPCKHVINHQDRCNKITWILSCSENTAVALFELGKIKTESNSKSHRLSVTENCSLVIKKVTGEDVGQYNCKNFGSRQEGEDALVYLYVVNLTEHKVDDKVTLTCSVWTRGHCGHTVKWLNEGRNNDFTDSSCSASVTFIESHQKHYESLKCEVTDANRKAQQFTFRPQPSGEDITRATSTTTTAAATLTSTTTTTTTTIITATTTKSTTIKSPLSVTSKLTTAVNVSTSGRTNSRDVIKQQDFPDLLRSIMVPVGLAALIMSVVSVNMWTRTKGKQTKMEENSVCLNVHGVDLILV
- the LOC137102337 gene encoding uncharacterized protein isoform X1 — its product is MMVDLRWIYILLFLIRMHQFTVTGQFSSFTVRDGDDVTLPCGNVRDDPEKCDRTTWLFSGSGNTAAVELVNVGKIKPESNSKSHRLSVTEKCSLVIKKVTYEDVGLYTCRQFDKSGQQQVSDSVVVVSVVTTAPTALFSSFTVRHGDEVTLPCKHVINHQDRCNKITWILSCSENTAVALFELGKIKTESNSKSHRLSVTENCSLVIKKVTGEDVGQYNCKNFGSRQEGEDALVYLYVVNLTEHKVDDKVTLTCSVWTRGHCGHTVKWLNEGRNNDFTDSSCSASVTFIESHQKHYESLKCEVTDANRKAQQFTFRPQPSGEDITRATSTTTTAAATLTSTTTTTTTTIITATTTKSTTIKSPLSVTSKLTTAVNVSTSGRTNSRDVIKQQDFPDLLRSIMVPVGLAALIMSVVSVNMWTRTKGKQTKMEENSVCLNVHGVDLILV